GTTGACCGTCGAAAACGAGAATCGGTTTGATGTTGTACGATAGCAGCAGCTGGACATACTTCAGGCAATATAGTATGTGCGTATCAGTGGATTCACCTCGTGCTAGCCGTTCCGCACATGCAAATGCTCCTCGGTGCAACCAGCAGTACGTGTCTATAGCTACACATTTGCCTCGCAGATCACGTAAGTGGCAAGCACTGCTTGCCTTTTCCAGGAATGGCAGTAGACCCGTAATACCCATTGCTGCACCTCAATCTCAAGCCTTCTTCGCTACTGTCCAATATAATGGACTATTTCATGTTCTATCTCGCGGATCACTTTCTACAATCACTTCATCGCCATTGGTTTGTTTACCTGCTGCGAATCGATTCCCGCCAATGCACATTGGTTGACGTTTTGGGCAATTTGGGCGACAGCTTTGACAGTTTGACCGTGGTTGTAAATTACCAAATTTACACTCTGCGATCTTTACGAAAACatgttatttttacattcGTAAGgagaattgtttgtttttctctcattCAAACTTCAATAGCTTCCTTCAAATGCATCCGTATAACAGACCCAAAAAGCGTCTTGATGAATTGGTTATGAACACCACATTTGATGAAGTTACGAAGTTAGCCACCACGGCCTCTCAAATAGTACAGGGTAGTCAAACATTTGGACGCGATGTGCATGACAGTGATAAAGGAACTGCTAATATAAAGTGAACAATAAATATTGTTCGACTCAAGTTACCTGAAGAAATGttctttacattattttttccatttaataCCCGTTTGTTTTCGCTCGTTTCCCGACTAAAACGCTGAGTATACTCTTACCACGTTCAAAAATTCAAAGCAGTTAGGGCGTTGGGAATTAGGGATCACCACCAAACGATTTTAATAGGGTTGATACTGTTTTTGAACCTGAAAGTAATGAAAGGTCAAGTGAGTCAATTCCCCCAATACAAAAGAATTGTCATCTGATTATTAACTACAGTTGTATTGTGCTGCTGGCGTTGCATTTCAAGATGCACTTTATTATGTTCACGTGGATAAGTATATGGTATCCATGAGATGCACCGAAATTGCCTTTCTGAAACAAATGCAGCAACAGAATAAAACGCCAGTCGTTTCATTCGATCAGCTGCATACCGTATTTTTGCGTGTGTAACAACACCAAatctgtttttgttattttttttcttcagatCTGGCACAAAAAGAGTGGAATAATAGCATTATATCTCATGTATAATACCAGTCCCACCTTGATACTTTAAAATTGTGGATACAAAAGATGATGTTAGACATGTGAAAATACGGTATATGGGTTCCATTTCAAATTAGAGCCATACCACTTGTTGGTGTTGATAAGAAATTATTGCTTTTCgtttacaaatttttggaCAATTTGTCCGCTAGCTGTGCCAATTGACGCTCtcttttcttcgttttcttGCGTTTCCCGCTCGAGGTTCGATTACCCACACGCTTCACGTCGTTCTTATGACGCTCTTTTAGGCTCTGCCCCATGGCAAAACAATCATCTTCCGTTGGTTCGATAATGTTTATCTTTGGCACTGTGGCTCGCATTTTCGACCTGTACTGATTCTGCTCGTCGTTTACGCGCTGCACTACGTCCTCTTCCTCCTGGTCACTGGAGTCAGATCGCAGCAACGCCACCGGCTTTTTGACGAGCTTTTCTTCCACAACTTCGTGATGCACCAGCGTTTTGAGcaaacgattgttttgtttcaagtCGGTACGATAATCCTTGCGATACTTGGCAGCCGGATCAAGCGTAGCAGAATCGTCGTCACCAACGCCGCTCATCGCCTGTTTAAGTTTGTTCACTTtctttttgtccttttttttaatcgtCACCGAACTGTGGTCCAGTTTACGAATTTTTTCACTCAGAAGTTCTAATTCAGCATTCAAACATAGAGCCTTTTTTGATTTGCGTTTCGCTTTTGGTTTCTGTACCTCCGGTTCATTCTCTTCAGCGCCACTTTCTTCCGGTAATCCCGCAAACATGCTCACCATTTCATCTGCGAGCTCTTGGTCAGTTTTTTGTTgggctttctttttctttttgtttttcgccacCACGTAATCTGCATGATGGACCATATCCTTCACCTCCTCATCCACATCCGCTGAACTGTGCTCAATCCACCTTTGTACGtttcgtttctgttttttcgattttttgcgCCCATTTTTAGATAGCTGTACCTGCCAGTCGTTAGATTTTATCACAGCTTCGAATGATTGGCTTTCCAACTGCTGCATGAGCTTATTGTTCTGTTCGTCGATCCGTGCCAGCTTACCTTTCAGACCCAACCCATGACGAGCACCTCTGGGCGAATGAAACAAGAAGATTTCATATTTATCACTTTCAACAAATTACCTAACTCAACTCTAGCTTACTTGTGGGCCGTTCGACCACCACACGCTGCGAACAACTCCTCGTCCGTAAGAGTTTTTACGGGATTAAACTGGATATCCTCCGTACGGATGTGTTCTGGATCCTCTTCCTCGCGACCCGTATTTCCCAACAACGTAGAAGCTTTAAGGAATACGTTCCCATACTTGGAGCCATTCTGATTCATTCGCTTCAATTTGTTTACGGAATAACTTTTGGTGGTAATCTCAACCGCGTCTTTGTTCACCTGCTGAAGGGTAACCTcgccggttttgtttttcttgccaCCGGATTGTATCTCTATATTGCTGGCCGCCTCATTGTAAACACGTTCCCACCAGTTGTTAGTTGCCGCACTCAATTGATTTGCTCCGATTCCGCTAGTGCTTCTCTTCATACTGACACTGATGGGAACCGCAATGCCATTCATGTTTTTACCTAGCCCATCGCCTGAAAGAGGACGTTGATTGACGTTCAAAAGAGATTGCGAATCGTTCAACTATTCGGTTAGTCACAATACCTTCTTTCCAGccatatttttgtaaaatattctTAGCAAAATCCATATTGTGACAAAGAAACACGTTCCTCGGTTTATTGTTTATATGAATCTTGTGTCAAAGAATGACAGCACCAATCCACAGTGCACTGCAGAAAACATCAGCCGTTCAGAAACAATACATTCGCCATTTTTAACTTTTAATTTTGACAAAACGGAGAACTGCTTGTCAATTTTGTATTTCGTTCGAATCTTTCTTGAAAAGGAAATTAGCTGTTTACTGCGCACCTGAACAGCTGAAGGAGATTTCGTTGCTTTTATGACTTCTGCAACATGATAAATGTATCTACGAGATTAAATATACGAAGGTTTCCACACCTTCATTAAATTTGATAAgttgttaaaaatttaaatcatcTCGAATTAAGAAAATTCTTAATCTACTAATAAATCAATGGTATCGGTTCATGCATAATAaacatgttttcttttatcacTTTCCAGCTTATTTCGTTCAAACATATATTAACCATGTGCCTAAACAGCACATTAAATTTTAGATATGGTTACCGTGTTCAAAGTAGCtcatatgtttgttttcatttaataGCGCTTCCTTTATTAGTATCGAACCATAAGAACAATTGTAGATTTATTACAATTTCTCTATCAATGCGCCTACCCATAGCAAAAGCCTAACTATCGCTGTAAATGTATCATTTGCTATCGCACAGAACCAATATTTTTGCGCTCTCCTGCTCGCTCGAATTTCCTCTAATTTATGACCACCCATCACttgatttttcttctcttaACTGCAAAATTCCATAATGtcaccaaaaagaaaacccaaacCTTACATAACGAATAATATCTTCTTATACAATCCAAAAGGATAAtgataacaaacaaataaaaaaaaggataactgCAATAACAAAAGTGTCCGCACCATAAAACAATTGTCTTAATGTCCATTACAAACAGCACAATATAATTATATGCTATATTATAGTCAGCACAGTAACAACGAATTACATAAAAATTGCACTTATTCTTCGGCTATTACATAATCGTGTTGAGACATAGATAAATTACCAGGTTTTACAGCAAAACTGCTACTTCACTGCTAGCTTCCCGTCCGTAGAAACTTCTAACGTTTCCGTACATCAGCGTTGGATGTAatggaatgttgttttcgaCTAATTCTTCACATTTACAAAACCAAAATCTATTGCATTCAGTTGCCGATCCGAACTATCCATATTATGCTGTTCGCACAAGCTGCACTTTGCTTTAGTTTGTTACTCGTCGTTTGAAGCGTGCAAGTGATTGCGTAGCAAAATATTGCAATTTGGTCTTGCGACAAAATGAAACATCAAACGGTATCGGCTAGTCATGCTACGGCGCCATAGTACGACAGTGTTATTTGCACTGGTTGAAGGGTCTACTTACTAAGCGAATAAAAACGCTGCAATGTGTTCGGCTAAACGTTATAACTATTCACAactcctttttttgttctatcgTCCAGCAATACGATTGGCTTCCGACTATAAAGCATTAGCGACAACTGTCGGATGAGACGATATTAAATGTTTTCACACGTTTTCAGTGATTCTTTCGCTGTACCCAGCTGCCAGTTATTCGATTGATCACCAGCGGCCAAAGGATCACAAATGCCAACAGTCCGGGCGAAATTTCGGCAAAAGGCCACCAGGTGGGTCGTGACGACCGCACGGAGGAAGCACGCATTTTTGCggcttgttgctgttgctgttgcaattCAGCCACGGATTGTTCGATTGCGCTCACACGGTTATTGACTTGCTGTACGCTGATATTTagccgttcgatcgttcgcgTAATCTGAGCCGCCACATCATTGCGCATAAATCCAGCTCCTTCCGAGCCGTGCAGGAACGGTCCTCCACCGTTAACCAAGGGCAGCCCGTTGCCCGCCGTATTGGACACGCCATTCTGATAGTAATGGACGTGATTTACGGCCTCAATTGGACGGAACATGGTAGTTGTTTCGCTTTCAAAGTCATCATCGTACGTGTCGATGTACTCGTCGTCGCTTAGCTCGGACGGCCCAGAGCTAGCACCGTTACTGAGCGTCGACGAAACGACACCATTCGTCTGATGATGTTGATTCTGTCCGGTGTGATAACCGTTAGTGTTATGGGTGTATCCATTGATCGCCATTGGCTTATGCACATGTCCATTTACCATCGCTACAGTCTGCGAGGACATCATTGGTGGAGGCGAAGGTGTAACTGGCGACAGTCGATTCGGACTGGCTTCTCGCGATGCAAATGGTGAGTTGGGTCGTGAGCGAACCTTTTTGATTGCTTCCGGTGCAACCATTTCCAAATCCTGAATGCTCACGTTGTCTAGATCGCTCATGCTGTACTCCATAAAGTTGGCCACATTGTCAGTATAGGACATCGTTTCAACAATCTAAAATATTCGTTTATGGATGCAAACATTAGATTAGATTCCACTACTAACAAACCACATCCAGCTCATCCAGCAGGTTATACCTTTTTCAATTCGTCGACATATTTTTGCATAGCCACTTCCTTCTCCATGTCACCTAACCGATTCCAAGCGTCCCATTTGGCACTGTTGGTAAAACAATCGAAATAGAACGATTGATATAGGCACAGGCGATTTTTTGGAATACCGTTCACTCACCGATTAACAACATCCCAGAAGGCCGGTTTACGTTCAcaacattttccttttgtgGCCTGCTTGAAGTATGAATAGAATCGTAGTAACATATCATTGCTCGGTTGATATGGTCctaatggaaaatgaaatataaaaattaaagaattaatttccagtaagtaacaaaaaaagaatttaaagtatttaacaacattttccCACACCAACAAGAGtgtaacataaaacaaatgtcTGGTCACCAAACCCCAATTTGTGTTCCACAAGTATTGTGCGGTTTTATTCTAGCAAAAAAACGTAAAACTCTGTTTGGCCTTGCTACTTAGTGCGGCTTCGTTTGGTACATGAGCACCAAAGACACTTTAGTTGAATATTGTTACCCTACACACGGTTGCGATGGCTGAATCTCCTGCCGCTTCGGCCATGGGTGTCAAAAACGGTTTTTATATCGCTGAATTCGTCGGTTGCAACCTGCAAGTCACTTGTTTTGCGCCACTTAATTCTTCGAGGCATCCATGAAGGTTAAACCTCTGCTAGTGTGGTGGCGGACACTTTTGTTCCATTTCGCTTCAGCATTGTACGCACCCATAGGAAGGGGTTTGGCGCTTGGAAGAAAGTCCAACGTTTATTCAAACTCTGGCGCAACTTGATGTATGTGCAAATTTGTACGCTAATTTATGGAGGACCTTGCTTATGTGCGTTACATATAGTGGCACGATATTTTACTTCGTAGTTTtcgaactaaaaaaaataatgcgtAAAAAAACGTTATAAAAGAGgtattcaaattcaattcaattcaaaccGCCTTGATCATTGATTTTTAACTGTTTAATTCAAGTTGTTCACTTAGGTGAAGtatattgattttgttttccttaaaTATTCATCAATAATCAATATCTCTTTCATCACGCAAATACACATTCATAAACTTTTCGGCTCGTTTATTATCTACTACCATTGTAATCTTATCGGATGTGACCGTCAatactgaaaacaaacaatttgtcCGATAAGATACTGTACCTTTGGCCGATTCATCGTCCTCTTTGGATGAACaacatctgtttttttttttaaatgatggATTAATATGCTTACCATTCTTTGGCAGTCCCCTGATCACATTAACAGCCGCATTAAATCGTTGCTCAATCGACATTTTGCGATCGAATCGGCCTACTCTGCATTTGAGAATATTGCCAGCACGTCGATTGTGGCGTGTTCGTATTTCGAACTTTAGCTAATCACACTCAGCAGTCGTAGGATGGAGCTTCACACGGTGACTTCAAGGTATCGTAAAAGGTTCCCTAGACCACTTATTATCGTTGGGTTACGCAATCGGGGTCAAATTAATAGCTCCAACGCGTTCGGATTTACGTGATTCCGTGTGGAAGTCCGATGCGATCACTTTCCTGCGTTACGAAGTCGGACTATCAATCGTTTTCATTCGCTGGTTAGTCGTAACATCGCTGAACTACTTGGTGTTGGATTGTTTACACCCCTGTCGTAGCAGATATTTACTTTATTCCATAGCCTGCTTGTTTCGTAATTCGTTGAAGATTATGCCTTGAAACATCCTCCACAGCGTCTCAAACAATTACGGCAAAATTCGAAAGAATTTGGCATTCCCGTACTGTCCTACTTTGTTTGCACTCGCATTTCCTTCTTCATGCTTCACGACGGACACTCAACATACGCAACGGGTTTACTACGGTTTACGGTTGAATAGCCTTATTTCTAGCCTTGTGCGTGCAGTTTCACCAACTCATCATCCCTTCCGCTATTTCCAGTAATCCACTGTGTCACTCTTTAGCTCGGTTCGCTTTCGCAGTTCCTGCAAGCATCCAGCTTCCCTTCTCTCCTAAACAAATAATCTAGGAGGGAGTTGCAAAAGACATCGACACGGAGCGTACAGTGTTTCAGCCCGAACAACTTCCAACTTCAATTGCGTATCGGGTGCAATGGATccgtaggttttttttaattcccaATTCTTCTAGCCCCACCAAAATTGCACTTTGTCCCCTCACACGAACATACGATGACAATTTTCCCAAACCTGTACAGCGTACTATTGATGTTCGATTCACTTCACAAACACGAAAGATCACTTTAAACCCTGAGCTGATAACGGAGCAGTAACGTGTGCAGATTACAGGAACGAAAAAAGACACCCAAATAAACGATCACGGCCTTAGCACGACTATATTGCACCGGTCCTTCACCGATAAAACGAAGATCACAACAGAAAAATAACACTTGTTTTGCTTCAGCTGGCCTTCTGGCTTTGCACAGCGAAACCAAAGTAATGAGGCAGTACTCTGacaactgtgtgtgtgtttttttttattaaagctTTGGAACAATTGGGCTAAACTGTCAAACGTAATGGCCCAACGTGTAGGAAAACGAATTTTCCGTTAGTGCATCCTAGCGACACACGATTGTTTTTGTGGGAGCTTGTTCAATAAAACTTTAGTTCCTACAGCTAAAAAGAAACTATTTGGTCATACAAAATAATTGATCTAAACTTATTTATCTAAAAGGCGTTACAACAGCCTCGCGGTATTGGCTTGCTACGAGAGTCCCCTAAACTAGTAGttgttgtttaatgtttaaagagattttgaaacattgaagtttctttcttttcgtctCTAAACTAGTGGTCCACAATAGGTTGTAGATTGTACAATAGGAGAATTTGGTCGTTAAACCGATCGTTACCACTTTACGTGCCATCCAGAGCGAGTTTGTAAGGCGCATTTACTCTACAGTGACATTAACATTTATTCTACAGAGCAAATGGAAGTGATCGTCAAATTATGACACCAATTTTTAGATAGTTGATTTGAATCCAATTCACTGTACGATAGTGCGTTTTTATACAGCTCGTAATGATCATCATTATAGCAGTCCCTCCGTTCTCCTTCCACATAcgggaaaaaaacatatttctgtTCATTCTTCCGCTCGAACACAGCTAAGAGGATTTCATCAgacatggacaaaataaaagacaacattttca
The Anopheles moucheti chromosome 2, idAnoMoucSN_F20_07, whole genome shotgun sequence genome window above contains:
- the LOC128296694 gene encoding G patch domain-containing protein 4; this translates as MDFAKNILQKYGWKEGDGLGKNMNGIAVPISVSMKRSTSGIGANQLSAATNNWWERVYNEAASNIEIQSGGKKNKTGEVTLQQVNKDAVEITTKSYSVNKLKRMNQNGSKYGNVFLKASTLLGNTGREEEDPEHIRTEDIQFNPVKTLTDEELFAACGGRTAHKGARHGLGLKGKLARIDEQNNKLMQQLESQSFEAVIKSNDWQVQLSKNGRKKSKKQKRNVQRWIEHSSADVDEEVKDMVHHADYVVAKNKKKKKAQQKTDQELADEMVSMFAGLPEESGAEENEPEVQKPKAKRKSKKALCLNAELELLSEKIRKLDHSSVTIKKKDKKKVNKLKQAMSGVGDDDSATLDPAAKYRKDYRTDLKQNNRLLKTLVHHEVVEEKLVKKPVALLRSDSSDQEEEDVVQRVNDEQNQYRSKMRATVPKINIIEPTEDDCFAMGQSLKERHKNDVKRVGNRTSSGKRKKTKKRERQLAQLADKLSKNL
- the LOC128309445 gene encoding acyl-CoA-binding domain-containing protein 5, with protein sequence MSIEQRFNAAVNVIRGLPKNGPYQPSNDMLLRFYSYFKQATKGKCCERKPAFWDVVNRAKWDAWNRLGDMEKEVAMQKYVDELKKIVETMSYTDNVANFMEYSMSDLDNVSIQDLEMVAPEAIKKVRSRPNSPFASREASPNRLSPVTPSPPPMMSSQTVAMVNGHVHKPMAINGYTHNTNGYHTGQNQHHQTNGVVSSTLSNGASSGPSELSDDEYIDTYDDDFESETTTMFRPIEAVNHVHYYQNGVSNTAGNGLPLVNGGGPFLHGSEGAGFMRNDVAAQITRTIERLNISVQQVNNRVSAIEQSVAELQQQQQQAAKMRASSVRSSRPTWWPFAEISPGLLAFVILWPLVINRITGSWVQRKNH